The Lysinibacillus pakistanensis genome includes a window with the following:
- a CDS encoding proline dehydrogenase family protein, with protein MVLRDFFIYLSENKLLNSAAQKYGLKMGAQSVVAGTSLSEVVQSIKELNKANISCTVDNLGEFVYEKSEATAAKNNILAVVQAIHDEQLDAHISLKPSQLGLDIDYAFCYENLKEIVELAYQYNIFVNFDMENYERLHSSFELLEELHKEFDNVGTVIQAYFFESEENIEKYKNFRLRIVKGAYKEPENVAYQSKGDIDRNYLKLIEYHLLHGKFTSIATHDHNVINHVKQFVKQHNIPNDKFEFQMLYGFRKEMQLDLAREGYNFCTYLPFGNDWYGYFMRRLAERPQNVALVTKQVFNKNTNLAIGIGAAAFALGRLSKKRK; from the coding sequence ATGGTATTACGTGACTTTTTTATTTACTTATCAGAGAACAAATTATTAAATAGCGCTGCGCAAAAATATGGACTAAAAATGGGGGCCCAAAGCGTTGTTGCTGGCACAAGCCTTTCTGAAGTAGTGCAATCTATCAAAGAATTAAATAAAGCTAATATTTCTTGTACAGTTGATAATCTTGGCGAATTCGTATACGAAAAGTCAGAGGCAACGGCTGCAAAAAATAATATTTTAGCTGTAGTTCAGGCTATCCATGATGAACAGCTGGACGCACATATTTCACTCAAGCCTTCACAATTAGGTTTAGATATTGATTATGCATTTTGCTACGAAAACTTAAAAGAAATCGTGGAACTTGCCTATCAATATAATATTTTCGTGAATTTCGATATGGAAAACTACGAGCGTTTACACAGCTCATTTGAATTGCTTGAGGAGTTACATAAGGAATTTGATAACGTAGGTACAGTTATTCAAGCTTACTTCTTTGAGTCAGAGGAAAATATTGAAAAATATAAAAACTTCCGTTTACGTATTGTAAAAGGTGCCTACAAAGAACCTGAAAATGTAGCTTATCAATCAAAAGGTGATATTGATCGTAACTACCTAAAGCTAATTGAATATCATTTATTGCATGGTAAGTTTACATCTATCGCTACACATGATCATAATGTAATTAATCATGTGAAACAATTTGTTAAACAACATAATATTCCAAACGACAAGTTTGAATTCCAAATGCTCTACGGCTTCCGTAAAGAAATGCAACTAGACCTTGCACGCGAAGGCTATAATTTCTGTACATATCTACCATTTGGTAACGATTGGTATGGATACTTTATGCGCCGTTTAGCAGAACGCCCTCAGAATGTAGCGCTTGTTACAAAACAAGTGTTTAATAAAAATACAAACTTGGCTATCGGCATTGGAGCAGCAGCATTTGCACTCGGACGCCTTTCTAAAAAACGAAAATAA
- a CDS encoding YbaK/EbsC family protein, protein MAIEKVKKHLAQWNVEHKILELEESSATVELAAQALGCEPERIAKSLSFLVNDGAVLIVAAGDAKIDNAKFKTIFGTKAKMLAKDEVLEKIGHEVGGVCPFGVNDGVAVYLDESLKRFTTVFPACGSSNSAIELTISELEAYTPYQEWIDVCKGWNE, encoded by the coding sequence ATGGCTATTGAAAAGGTAAAAAAGCATTTAGCACAATGGAATGTGGAACACAAAATACTGGAGCTAGAAGAAAGCTCTGCTACTGTGGAATTGGCGGCACAGGCACTTGGTTGTGAGCCTGAACGTATTGCCAAGTCTTTATCGTTTCTAGTGAACGATGGAGCGGTATTAATCGTTGCCGCTGGGGATGCAAAAATTGACAACGCTAAATTCAAAACTATCTTTGGAACAAAGGCAAAAATGCTAGCAAAAGATGAGGTTCTTGAAAAAATTGGACATGAAGTAGGAGGTGTTTGTCCTTTTGGTGTGAATGATGGTGTCGCTGTTTATTTAGATGAATCTCTTAAACGTTTTACAACAGTATTCCCTGCATGTGGTAGTAGTAATTCTGCCATTGAGCTTACGATTTCTGAATTAGAAGCCTACACTCCTTATCAAGAATGGATAGATGTTTGCAAAGGCTGGAATGAATAA